Proteins encoded within one genomic window of Dromaius novaehollandiae isolate bDroNov1 chromosome 7, bDroNov1.hap1, whole genome shotgun sequence:
- the LYPD6 gene encoding ly6/PLAUR domain-containing protein 6 isoform X1, with amino-acid sequence MDSQPALAWVLLLGLIADCLKAVQPRDFTVKDIIYLHPSTTPYPHGFKCFTCEKAADNYECNRWAPDVYCPRGTRYCYSQHMMKVTGESVSVTKRCVPLEDCLSTGCTYIKHEEYKICTSCCEGSICNLPLPRNTTDAVHLPRLSPLVCQSYALPKSHSTVRQGLQLQPCPRKSLACVSSKAAAVQVIRSVLGAA; translated from the exons ATGGACTCCCAGCCCGCGCTGGCCtgggtcctgctgctgggcctcaTTGCTGACTGCCTGAAAGCCGTTCAGCCCAGAGACTTCACAGTGAAAGACATCATCTATCTTCATCCTTCAA CCACACCATATCCTCATGGATTTAAATGTTTTACCTGCGAAAAGGCAGCAGATAATTATGAATGCAACCGATGGGCTCCGGATGTCTATTGTCCAAGAG gtACAAGATACTGCTATAGCCAACACATGATGAAAGTTACTGGAGAAAGTGTATCTGTCACCAAACGCTGCGTACCATTAGAGGACTGTCTGTCTACTGGATGCACATATATAAAACACGAAGAATACAAG atctgTACTTCCTGCTGTGAAGGAAGCATCTGCAACTTGCCACTGCCAAGAAATACAACAGATGCG GTCCATCTCCCCCGACTGAGCCCACTGGTGTGCCAGAGTTATGCCCTGCCAAAAAGCCATAGCACTGTCAGACAAGGCctccagctccagccctgtcccAGAAAGAGCCTGGCCTGCGTGTCCAGCAAGGCAGCAGCTGTCCAAGTAATCCGCTCTGTCCTAGGTGCAGCGTGA
- the LYPD6 gene encoding ly6/PLAUR domain-containing protein 6 isoform X2, which yields MDSQPALAWVLLLGLIADCLKAVQPRDFTVKDIIYLHPSTTPYPHGFKCFTCEKAADNYECNRWAPDVYCPRGTRYCYSQHMMKVTGESVSVTKRCVPLEDCLSTGCTYIKHEEYKICTSCCEGSICNLPLPRNTTDAVFTTLSPINKTKRLSHHVTLTTMSLLLVFMS from the exons ATGGACTCCCAGCCCGCGCTGGCCtgggtcctgctgctgggcctcaTTGCTGACTGCCTGAAAGCCGTTCAGCCCAGAGACTTCACAGTGAAAGACATCATCTATCTTCATCCTTCAA CCACACCATATCCTCATGGATTTAAATGTTTTACCTGCGAAAAGGCAGCAGATAATTATGAATGCAACCGATGGGCTCCGGATGTCTATTGTCCAAGAG gtACAAGATACTGCTATAGCCAACACATGATGAAAGTTACTGGAGAAAGTGTATCTGTCACCAAACGCTGCGTACCATTAGAGGACTGTCTGTCTACTGGATGCACATATATAAAACACGAAGAATACAAG atctgTACTTCCTGCTGTGAAGGAAGCATCTGCAACTTGCCACTGCCAAGAAATACAACAGATGCGGTATTTACAACACTGTCCcccataaacaaaacaaaaagactgtCACACCATGTAACACTAACAACAATGTCTCTCTTGTTGGTATTTATGTCATAG
- the LYPD6 gene encoding ly6/PLAUR domain-containing protein 6 isoform X3: protein MDSQPALAWVLLLGLIADCLKAVQPRDFTVKDIIYLHPSTTPYPHGFKCFTCEKAADNYECNRWAPDVYCPRGTRYCYSQHMMKVTGESVSVTKRCVPLEDCLSTGCTYIKHEEYKICTSCCEGSICNLPLPRNTTDAHWVMLPHV, encoded by the exons ATGGACTCCCAGCCCGCGCTGGCCtgggtcctgctgctgggcctcaTTGCTGACTGCCTGAAAGCCGTTCAGCCCAGAGACTTCACAGTGAAAGACATCATCTATCTTCATCCTTCAA CCACACCATATCCTCATGGATTTAAATGTTTTACCTGCGAAAAGGCAGCAGATAATTATGAATGCAACCGATGGGCTCCGGATGTCTATTGTCCAAGAG gtACAAGATACTGCTATAGCCAACACATGATGAAAGTTACTGGAGAAAGTGTATCTGTCACCAAACGCTGCGTACCATTAGAGGACTGTCTGTCTACTGGATGCACATATATAAAACACGAAGAATACAAG atctgTACTTCCTGCTGTGAAGGAAGCATCTGCAACTTGCCACTGCCAAGAAATACAACAGATGCG CATTGGGTTATGCTGCCACACGTGTAG